From the Natronoarchaeum philippinense genome, the window TCAACACGCTCGGGTCGCGCTACGGCGGCGTCGACCTGATCGAGTACGCGCTGCACGCCAACCTCGCAAAGCACTTCGACGACCTGCTGGAGTGGTCCGAGGGAACGCTGTACGACCTGATCGCGCGATACCTGCGGAAGTTCGACGTCTGGAACGTCAAGACGGCGCTGCGTGGGATCTACACCGACGCCGACGCCGAGGCGATCCAGTCCGACTACATCCGCGCCGGCGAGTTCGACGACAGACTGCTCGACCGGCTGGCCGAAGCCGGCAGCATCGAAGACGCGATCGAACTGCTGGAGGGAACCGAGTTCTACGAACCGCTCGACGAGGCCTACGAGGCCTTCGAGGCAGAGGGACTACTCGTCCCGCTCGAGAACGCTACCGACCGCGCGTTCTACGAGCTACTGCTCTCCGGCGTCAGCGTCGGGCCGAACGTCGAAGGGCCGAAAGCGCGCTACGTCGAGTTCCTCGAGGCCGAGATCGACTTCCGGAACGCCCTGCGGCTCTCCCGCAGCGGCGCCGATCTCGAGCCGACGGAGTTTTTCATCGAGGGCGGAACCCTCTTCGACGAGCGAACGCTTAGACAACTCGTCGGGAACTTCGACGAACTCGTCGCGCACATCCGCGAGAGCCACTACGGCGACCAGCTAGACCTCGCGCTGGACGAACTCGAAGCGGCCGATAGTCTGATCGGCTTCGAGCACGCCCTCGAGGCGGCGCTGCTGGAGTACTCCGATCAGCTGTCGAACGTCTACCCGGTGTCGATCGCCGCGGTGCTCTCCTACATCCTCGCCAAGGAGCGCGAGGTCGAGAACATCCGCGCGATCGCACGCGGCCGCGAGGCCGGATTGGACGAGGCCGAGATCGAAGACGAGCTGGTGGTACTATGAGCCAAGAAATCGCTGTCGTCGGCAGCCCGGATTTCACCACAGGGTTCCGGCTTGCCGGCGTCCGGAAGTTCGAGAACGTCCCGGACGACGAGAAAGGCGACGCGCTCGACGACGCCGTCGAACGCGTCCTCACCGACGAGGGCGTCGGCATCGTCGTGATGCACTCCGACGACCTCGATCACCTCTCGCGGGGCGTGCGACAGGACGTCGAGACGAGCGTGGAGCCGGTCGTCGTCACCCTCGGTGGCGGCGCGGGCAGCGGCGGACTGCGCGAACAGATCAAGCGAGCGATCGGTATCGACCTGATGGAGGAAGACGAGAGCTAAATCATGAGCCAAGCAACAGAATCCGAGTCCGTCCGCGAAGACGGACTCATCGAGAGCGTGAGCGGTCCCGTCGTGACCGCGACGGACCTCGACGCCCGGATGAACGACGTGGTCTACGTCGGTCACGAAGGGCTGATGGGCGAGGTCATCGAGATCGAAGGTAACGTTACGACGATTCAGGTGTACGAGGAGACGTCCGGCGTCGGGCCGGGCGAACCCGTCGAGAACACGGGCGAACCCCTGAGCGTCGACCTCGGGCCGGGAATGCTGGACTCCATCTACGACGGCGTCCAGCGTCCCCTAGAAGTGCTCGAAGACAAGATGGGCGCGTTCCTCGACCGCGGCGTCGACGCGCCGGGGATCGACCTCGACGCGACGTGGGAGTTCAACCCCACCGTCGAGGAGGGCGACGAAGTCGGCCCGACCGACATCGTCGGGACCGTTCCCGAGACCGAGAGCATCGAGCACAAAGTGATGGTGCCGCCGGACTACGAGGGCGGTGAGGTCGTCGCCGTCGAGTCGGGCACCTACGACGTCGAGGAGACGATCGTCGAGCTGGACAACGGCGAAGAGGTCCAGATGCACCAAGAGTGGCCGGTTCGCCAGCAGCGCCCGGCCGAGGAGAAGCGAACCCCGCGCACGCCCCTCGTGTCGGGGCAGCGCATTCTCGACGGCCTGTTCCCCATCGCGAAGGGCGGGACGGCCGCGATTCCCGGTCCGTTCGGGTCGGGCAAGACCGTCACCCAGCACCAGCTCGCTAAGTGGGCCGACGCGGACATCGTCGTCTACGTCGGCTGTGGCGAGCGCGGCAACGAGATGACGGAAGTGATCGAGGACTTCCCCGAGCTGGAAGACCCCAAGACGGGCAAGCCGCTGATGAGCCGAACCTGCCTCATCGCCAACACCTCGAACATGCCCGTCGCCGCCCGCGAGTCCTGTATCTACACGGGGATCACCATCGCGGAGTTCTACCGCGACATGGGCTACGACGTCGCGCTGATGGCCGACTCCACCTCCCGGTGGGCAGAGGCCATGCGCGAAATCTCCTCCCGACTGGAGGAGATGCCCGGCGAGGAGGGCTATCCCGCCTATCTGGCCGCTCGTCTGGCAGAGTTCTACGAGCGCGCCGGCAAGTTCGAGACGCTCAACGGCCGCGAGGGATCGGTGTCCGCGATCGGTGCCGTCTCCCCGCCGGGCGGTGACTTCTCCGAACCCGTCACCCAGAACACGCTGCGTATCGTCAAGACGTTCTGGGCGCTCGACGCCGACCTCGCCGAACGGCGTCACTTCCCCTCTATCAACTGGAACGAGTCCTACTCGCTGTATCGCGACCAGCTGGACCCGTGGTACCGCGACAACGTCGCGCAGGACTACCCCGAGCTGCGCCAGTGGGCGATCGACGTGCTCGACGAGGAGGACGAACTCCAGGAGATCGTCCAGCTCGTCGGCAAGGACGCCCTGCCGGAGGACCAGCAGCTGACCCTCGAGGTCGCCCGTTACCTCCGTGAGGCGTGGCTCCAGCAGAACGCGTTCCACGACGTGGACACGTACTGCGAGCCGACGAAGACCTACCGCATGCTACAGGCGATCCAGACGTTCAACGACGAGGCGTTCGAGGCGCTCGACGCCGGCGTTCCCGTCGAGGAGATCCAAGACATCGACGCCGCCCCGCAGCTCAATCGTATGGGCGTCGCCGAGGACTACGAGGAGTTCATCAGCGATCTCGAAGACGACATCACGAACCAGCTCCGGGAGCTGTACTAACAATGAAAGAGTATCAGACAATCACCGAGATCAGCGGTCCGCTGGTGTTCGCCGAGGTCGACGAGCCCGTCGGCTACGACGAGGTCGTCGAGATCGAGACCCCCGACGGCGACACCCGGCGCGGCCAGGTACTGGAATCGAGCGAAGGCGTCGTTGCGATCCAGGTGTTCGAGGGAACCGGCGGCATCGACCGCGATTCGTCGGTTCGCTTCCTGGGCGAGACGATGAAGATGCCCGTCACCGAGGACCTGCTCGGGCGCGTGCTCGACGGGTCGGGCAGCCCGATCGACGGCGGCCCCGAGATCGTCCCCGACGACCGCATCGACATCGTCGGAAAGGCGATCAACCCCTACGCCCGCGAGTACCCCGAGGAGTTCATCCAGACCGGCGTCTCCGCCATCGACGGCATGAACACGCTGGTGCGTGGCCAGAAGCTGCCGATCTTCTCGGCATCCGGCCTGCCCCACAACGAACTCGCCCTGCAGATCGCCCGTCAGGCGACCGTCCCGGAAGAAGAAGACGCCGGCGACGACGACGAGGGCTCGGAGTTCGCAGTGGTCTTCGGCGCGATGGGGATCACCCAAGAGGAGGCAAACGAGTTCATGGAGGACTT encodes:
- a CDS encoding V-type ATP synthase subunit C yields the protein MSTSQHGASNPEYVNARVRSRRRKLFGDEDYRKLVRMGPGEIARFMEESEYESEINTLGSRYGGVDLIEYALHANLAKHFDDLLEWSEGTLYDLIARYLRKFDVWNVKTALRGIYTDADAEAIQSDYIRAGEFDDRLLDRLAEAGSIEDAIELLEGTEFYEPLDEAYEAFEAEGLLVPLENATDRAFYELLLSGVSVGPNVEGPKARYVEFLEAEIDFRNALRLSRSGADLEPTEFFIEGGTLFDERTLRQLVGNFDELVAHIRESHYGDQLDLALDELEAADSLIGFEHALEAALLEYSDQLSNVYPVSIAAVLSYILAKEREVENIRAIARGREAGLDEAEIEDELVVL
- a CDS encoding V-type ATP synthase subunit F; translation: MSQEIAVVGSPDFTTGFRLAGVRKFENVPDDEKGDALDDAVERVLTDEGVGIVVMHSDDLDHLSRGVRQDVETSVEPVVVTLGGGAGSGGLREQIKRAIGIDLMEEDES
- a CDS encoding ATP synthase subunit A; its protein translation is MSQATESESVREDGLIESVSGPVVTATDLDARMNDVVYVGHEGLMGEVIEIEGNVTTIQVYEETSGVGPGEPVENTGEPLSVDLGPGMLDSIYDGVQRPLEVLEDKMGAFLDRGVDAPGIDLDATWEFNPTVEEGDEVGPTDIVGTVPETESIEHKVMVPPDYEGGEVVAVESGTYDVEETIVELDNGEEVQMHQEWPVRQQRPAEEKRTPRTPLVSGQRILDGLFPIAKGGTAAIPGPFGSGKTVTQHQLAKWADADIVVYVGCGERGNEMTEVIEDFPELEDPKTGKPLMSRTCLIANTSNMPVAARESCIYTGITIAEFYRDMGYDVALMADSTSRWAEAMREISSRLEEMPGEEGYPAYLAARLAEFYERAGKFETLNGREGSVSAIGAVSPPGGDFSEPVTQNTLRIVKTFWALDADLAERRHFPSINWNESYSLYRDQLDPWYRDNVAQDYPELRQWAIDVLDEEDELQEIVQLVGKDALPEDQQLTLEVARYLREAWLQQNAFHDVDTYCEPTKTYRMLQAIQTFNDEAFEALDAGVPVEEIQDIDAAPQLNRMGVAEDYEEFISDLEDDITNQLRELY